The following coding sequences lie in one bacterium genomic window:
- a CDS encoding L28 family ribosomal protein — MPNLQRIKFEQNGTVRRGYVCTRCIKAGAVRKVV; from the coding sequence CTGCCCAACCTGCAGCGGATCAAGTTCGAGCAGAACGGCACGGTCCGCCGGGGCTACGTCTGCACGCGCTGCATCAAGGCCGGCGCTGTGCGCAAGGTCGTCTAA